A single region of the Coregonus clupeaformis isolate EN_2021a unplaced genomic scaffold, ASM2061545v1 scaf4847, whole genome shotgun sequence genome encodes:
- the LOC123490796 gene encoding breast cancer anti-estrogen resistance protein 3 homolog isoform X2, translating to MDSLKKELEEELKLSADDLRSHAWYHGPIHREGAEALLERDGDFLVRDSGSSSGDYVLSCYWKDEPMHFKIIRVVLRPKKGYSRELFQFEGDRFDNIPALVRFHVGGRHPVSQASGAVVFHPITRTLPIRVISERQAERTHSSSSSNSALHRVGVELRPDRSKRLSFNSSHMDTLHVTNTLLRSGSQPANLENLGRRPSIQSAQSESNLRTGAPHSCQSEAVGPAPISPVFRTGSEPLLSPSALRHTQPSHPGGGVTQRGSDGQLHPRAPPKPFRVSVLFPGTPPNRHCDDPYDELVIQVPESKKRGHVDRLRAEEKWQSRARLTETSFNFLEAQKSGELPGLLFDGQAQEEEEDSHFQRPQVETVSCFRLDQFESLLLPENNRPLDPTVLLALKELFTRSNAMTTALHILSVDCQVARIVGVTEDQRRMMGVGSGLELVTLSHGQQLRRDLLERHHLLALGVAIDILGCTGTVGQRATVLHKVILLAQALRDHAHNLYAFSAVMKALEMPQVVHLERTWRALRRNHTESAGMYEKTLKPSMKALNDGDDSVVQGPLAVPYLVPLLRLMEGEEGEHTERGCQLLYNTLQAARNAALHAPQYQEHAHSLLTGDWEPIPELLECFRTEFALRLFWGQAGAEADREERYHKFDKILTVLSHKLEPTEGFPPEL from the exons ATGGACTCTCTGAAGAAGGAGTTGGAGGAGGAACTGAAGCTGTCTGCTGATGACCTGAGGAGTCACGCCTGGTACCATGGAcctatacacagagag ggggCAGAGGCTCTGCTGGAGAGAGATGGTGACTTCCTGGTTCGTGACTCAGGCTCCTCCTCCGGTGACTATGTCCTGAGTTGCTATTGGAAGGACGAACCCATGCACTTCAAGATCATTAGGGTGGTCCTTCGGCCCAagaag GGTTATTCCCGCGAGCTGTTCCAGTTTGAAGGGGATCGTTTCGACAACATTCCCGCCCTGGTGCGTTTCCACGTGGGTGGACGTCATCCCGTCTCCCAGGCCTCTGGCGCCGTGGTCTTTCACCCAATCACACGCACCCTGCCTATACGTGTCATCAGTGAGCGCCAGGCAGAGCGGACCC ACAGCAGCAGCTCCAGCAACAGCGCCCTCCACAGGGTGGGTGTGGAATTACGGCCAGACCGCAGCAAGAGACTCAGCTTCAACTCATCACACATGGACACACTACATGTCACTAACACACTGCTCAG GAGTGGGAGTCAGCCAGCCAACCTGGAGAATCTGGGCAGAAGACCCTCGATCCAATCAGCACAGTCCGAAAGCAACCTACGCACAG gtgCGCCTCATAGCTGTCAATCAGAGGCTGTAGGCCCCGCCCCCATTTCCCCAGTGTTCCGAACGGGTAGCGAACCCCTGCTCAGCCCCTCAgccctcagacacacacagccctcacacccag GTGGAGGTGTGACGCAGCGAGGTTCTGACGGACAGCTGCACCCCCGAGCCCCGCCCAAACCTTTCAGAGTCTCCGTCCTCTTCCCCGGGACTCCTCCCAACCGTCACTGTGACGACCCCTATGACGAGCTGGTCATCCAGGTGCCTGAATCAAA AAAGCGTGGCCACGTGGACAGGCTGCGTGCGGAGGAGAAGTGGCAGAGCAGAGCCCGTCTCACTGAGACATCCTTCAACTTCCTGGAGGCACAGAAAAGCGGGGAGTTGCCTGGGTTACTGTTTGACGGACAGgcccaggaggaagaggaggattcaCACTTTCAGAGGCCGCAG GTGGAGACGGTGTCGTGTTTCAGACTGGACCAGTTTGAGTCCCTCCTGCTACCAGAAAATAACAGACCTCTAGATCCCACCGTTCTGCTGGCGCTCAAAGAACTGTTCACACGCTCCAACGCCATGACAACCGCTCTGCACATTCTCAGTGTCGACTGCCAG gtgGCTCGTATCGTGGGTGTGacagaggaccagaggaggatgatgggagtTGGCTCAGGTCTGGAGCTGGTCACCCTGTCTCACGGACAACAGCTCAGACGGGACCTGCtggagag GCACCACCTGCTAGCCCTGGGCGTTGCCATAGATATCCTGGGCTGTACAGGGACAGTGGGTCAGAGGGCCACGGTGTTGCATAAAGTCATCCTATTGGCCCAGGCCCTGAGAGACCACGCCCACAACCTCTACGCATTCTCAGCCGTCATGAAGGCTCTGGAGATGCCTCAG GTCGTTCATCTGGAGAGGACATGGAGAGCGTTGAGGAGGAACCACACAGAGAGCGCTGGGATGTATGAGAAGACCCTCAAACCCTCCATGAAggctctgaatgacggagatg aCTCTGTGGTGCAGGGTCCCCTGGCTGTGCCCTACCTGGTTCCCCTCCTGAGgctgatggagggagaggagggagaacacacagagagaggctgTCAGTTATTATACAACACCCTGCAGGCAGCACGCAACGCTGCGCTACACGCCCCACAGTACCAGGAGCACGCACACAGCCTGctcacag GTGACTGGGAGCCAATCCCAGAGCTGCTGGAGTGTTTCAGGACAGAGTTTGCCCTAAGGCTGTTCTGGGGACAGGCTGGAGCGGAGGCAGACAGGGAGGAACGCTACCACAAGTTTGACAAGATCCTCACCGTGCTCTCCCACAAACTGGAACCCACCGAGGGGTTCCCCCCCGAACTCTGA
- the LOC123490796 gene encoding breast cancer anti-estrogen resistance protein 3 homolog isoform X1: MDSLKKELEEELKLSADDLRSHAWYHGPIHREGAEALLERDGDFLVRDSGSSSGDYVLSCYWKDEPMHFKIIRVVLRPKKGYSRELFQFEGDRFDNIPALVRFHVGGRHPVSQASGAVVFHPITRTLPIRVISERQAERTHSSSSSNSALHRVGVELRPDRSKRLSFNSSHMDTLHVTNTLLRSGSQPANLENLGRRPSIQSAQSESNLRTGAPHSCQSEAVGPAPISPVFRTGSEPLLSPSALRHTQPSHPGGGVTQRGSDGQLHPRAPPKPFRVSVLFPGTPPNRHCDDPYDELVIQVPESKKRGHVDRLRAEEKWQSRARLTETSFNFLEAQKSGELPGLLFDGQAQEEEEDSHFQRPQVETVSCFRLDQFESLLLPENNRPLDPTVLLALKELFTRSNAMTTALHILSVDCQVARIVGVTEDQRRMMGVGSGLELVTLSHGQQLRRDLLERHHLLALGVAIDILGCTGTVGQRATVLHKVILLAQALRDHAHNLYAFSAVMKALEMPQVVHLERTWRALRRNHTESAGMYEKTLKPSMKALNDGDGEEDSVVQGPLAVPYLVPLLRLMEGEEGEHTERGCQLLYNTLQAARNAALHAPQYQEHAHSLLTGDWEPIPELLECFRTEFALRLFWGQAGAEADREERYHKFDKILTVLSHKLEPTEGFPPEL; encoded by the exons ATGGACTCTCTGAAGAAGGAGTTGGAGGAGGAACTGAAGCTGTCTGCTGATGACCTGAGGAGTCACGCCTGGTACCATGGAcctatacacagagag ggggCAGAGGCTCTGCTGGAGAGAGATGGTGACTTCCTGGTTCGTGACTCAGGCTCCTCCTCCGGTGACTATGTCCTGAGTTGCTATTGGAAGGACGAACCCATGCACTTCAAGATCATTAGGGTGGTCCTTCGGCCCAagaag GGTTATTCCCGCGAGCTGTTCCAGTTTGAAGGGGATCGTTTCGACAACATTCCCGCCCTGGTGCGTTTCCACGTGGGTGGACGTCATCCCGTCTCCCAGGCCTCTGGCGCCGTGGTCTTTCACCCAATCACACGCACCCTGCCTATACGTGTCATCAGTGAGCGCCAGGCAGAGCGGACCC ACAGCAGCAGCTCCAGCAACAGCGCCCTCCACAGGGTGGGTGTGGAATTACGGCCAGACCGCAGCAAGAGACTCAGCTTCAACTCATCACACATGGACACACTACATGTCACTAACACACTGCTCAG GAGTGGGAGTCAGCCAGCCAACCTGGAGAATCTGGGCAGAAGACCCTCGATCCAATCAGCACAGTCCGAAAGCAACCTACGCACAG gtgCGCCTCATAGCTGTCAATCAGAGGCTGTAGGCCCCGCCCCCATTTCCCCAGTGTTCCGAACGGGTAGCGAACCCCTGCTCAGCCCCTCAgccctcagacacacacagccctcacacccag GTGGAGGTGTGACGCAGCGAGGTTCTGACGGACAGCTGCACCCCCGAGCCCCGCCCAAACCTTTCAGAGTCTCCGTCCTCTTCCCCGGGACTCCTCCCAACCGTCACTGTGACGACCCCTATGACGAGCTGGTCATCCAGGTGCCTGAATCAAA AAAGCGTGGCCACGTGGACAGGCTGCGTGCGGAGGAGAAGTGGCAGAGCAGAGCCCGTCTCACTGAGACATCCTTCAACTTCCTGGAGGCACAGAAAAGCGGGGAGTTGCCTGGGTTACTGTTTGACGGACAGgcccaggaggaagaggaggattcaCACTTTCAGAGGCCGCAG GTGGAGACGGTGTCGTGTTTCAGACTGGACCAGTTTGAGTCCCTCCTGCTACCAGAAAATAACAGACCTCTAGATCCCACCGTTCTGCTGGCGCTCAAAGAACTGTTCACACGCTCCAACGCCATGACAACCGCTCTGCACATTCTCAGTGTCGACTGCCAG gtgGCTCGTATCGTGGGTGTGacagaggaccagaggaggatgatgggagtTGGCTCAGGTCTGGAGCTGGTCACCCTGTCTCACGGACAACAGCTCAGACGGGACCTGCtggagag GCACCACCTGCTAGCCCTGGGCGTTGCCATAGATATCCTGGGCTGTACAGGGACAGTGGGTCAGAGGGCCACGGTGTTGCATAAAGTCATCCTATTGGCCCAGGCCCTGAGAGACCACGCCCACAACCTCTACGCATTCTCAGCCGTCATGAAGGCTCTGGAGATGCCTCAG GTCGTTCATCTGGAGAGGACATGGAGAGCGTTGAGGAGGAACCACACAGAGAGCGCTGGGATGTATGAGAAGACCCTCAAACCCTCCATGAAggctctgaatgacggagatggtgaggaag aCTCTGTGGTGCAGGGTCCCCTGGCTGTGCCCTACCTGGTTCCCCTCCTGAGgctgatggagggagaggagggagaacacacagagagaggctgTCAGTTATTATACAACACCCTGCAGGCAGCACGCAACGCTGCGCTACACGCCCCACAGTACCAGGAGCACGCACACAGCCTGctcacag GTGACTGGGAGCCAATCCCAGAGCTGCTGGAGTGTTTCAGGACAGAGTTTGCCCTAAGGCTGTTCTGGGGACAGGCTGGAGCGGAGGCAGACAGGGAGGAACGCTACCACAAGTTTGACAAGATCCTCACCGTGCTCTCCCACAAACTGGAACCCACCGAGGGGTTCCCCCCCGAACTCTGA